The proteins below are encoded in one region of Megalops cyprinoides isolate fMegCyp1 chromosome 14, fMegCyp1.pri, whole genome shotgun sequence:
- the LOC118788827 gene encoding guanine nucleotide exchange factor DBS-like isoform X1, giving the protein MQKESSPLCAADIGPDLRKQFAFLSGGRGENGSPIIVFPEFPAFSELQEQEFHNVLTYLTSIPSLTAAGVGFILVIDRRQDRWASVKGTLLRIAGSFPGNLQLVLVLRPTTLLQRTLSDIFFKFNRDEFKMKVPVIMLSSVTELHSYIDRTQLTQELGGTQEYCHEKWISHRTAIEGFALMVKKTAQTLQSFGTELAETELPNDVQATTNLLGIHMEKRDKMKEDLRIALNQGHRLLESINEPLVKDPDYTMNQDELENLATVQRLLSQLDETETAFDEFWERHQTKLEQCLQLRHFEHTFREVRAQLDLAAERLSVFSEVGINPAHAEHILRDLMYHEERTCDVLDRAQALACEGDRLIESAHYAVDSILPKCSELRAASEDLTAAMKARKAHLLKAMELQQSLEKAAKWCEDGIYLLASQPVDKCQSQEGAESALQEIERYLETAGQHNKLTDLNSIWREYDSVLNAEFREHVERVFQKQVSMQEMFEKRRVSLKKLAAKQTRPVQPVAPRPEAIKSPLSSPVHLGPEKTCTNGDSVNGVTCRKADINIQSSSRHASLSEEEENLAVLRRHVMNELLETERAYVEELLCVLQGYGAEMDNPAMAHLIPSTLQNKKDVLFGNMAEIYQFHKSTFLRELEAYTECPELVGRCFLERMTDLQIYEKYCQNKPRSESLWRQCSDCSFFQECQKKLEHKLGLDSYLLKPVQRITKYQLLLKELLKYSRNCEGADDLQEALSSILGILKAVNDSMHLIAITGYEGNLSDLGRLLMQGSFSVWTEHKKGHAKVKDLARFKPMQRHLFLHEKALLFCKRREENGEGYEKAPSYSFKHSLSMSAVGITENAKGDNKKFEIWCNSREEVYIVQAPTPEIKTAWVNEIRKVLTGQLKACREASQQRVSDQVFQFPPANPAPVSLSPLKNNQKNTKKGEEKKAEPPSPDANSSPSPKSADKGKDEAVISPTTERAAVAKKRFTLQGFSNLKSQKGSPTSPDHKTKRHEIKSDPTPFGLRGWAKASLSLDASEENDGYSSAEDPLNSDPEDEGGKKLSPGKYTVMADYEKGGPQDLSVKSGDVVQLIKEGDDGQWFVRNLKTSKEGWVAAANLLTLIGQSMSSQSLTSSECSGSGNLSTSSSCSETYTSFSDIKA; this is encoded by the exons GGGGTCGAGGGGAGAATGGAAGCCCCATCATTGTGTTCCCCGAATTTCCTGCCTTCAGCGAGCTCCAGGAGCAGGAGTTTCACAACGTGCTGACCTACCTGACCAGCATTCCCAG CCTGACGGCCGCAGGGGTCGGGTTCATCCTGGTCATCGACCGGCGGCAGGACAGATGGGCGTCCGTGAAGGGGACGCTTCTGCGCATCGCG GGCTCATTCCCAGGGAATCTGCAGCTGGTTCTGGTGCTGCGCCCCACCACGCTGCTCCAGCGGACTCTGTCGGACATCTTCTTCAAGTTCAACAGggatgaatttaaaatgaaggtgCCG GTGATAATGCTGAGCTCCGTCACGGAGCTCCACAGCTACATCGACAGGACCCAGCTGACCCAGGAGCTGGGCGGAACGCAGGAGTACTGCCACGAGAAGTGGATCTCACACCGCACT GCTATTGAAGGCTTTGCTCTCATGGTAAAGAAGACTGCACAAACTCTTCAGTCCTTTGGGACAGAGCTGGCTGAAACAGAGCTCCCCAACGATGTCCAGGCCACCACCAACCTTCTGGGAATTCATATGGAGAAGAGGGACAAGATGAAg gagGATCTTAGAATAGCCCTGAACCAGGGGCACCGGCTCCTGGAGAGCATCAATGAGCCACTGGTGAAGGACCCGGACTATACCATGAACCAGGATGAGCTGGAGAACCTGGCCACCGTACAGAG GCTGCTGTCACAGCTggatgagacagagacagcgtTTGATGAATTCTGGGAGCGGCACCAGACTAAGCTAGAGCAGTGCTTGCAGCTGCGTCACTTTGAGCACACCTTCCGggag GTGAGGGCTCAGCTGGACCTGGCTGCTGAGCGCCTGTCAGTCTTCTCTGAGGTGGGCATCAACCCTGCCCATGCCGAGCACATCCTGAGAGACCTGATGTATCATGAGGAGAGGACCTGC GACGTCCTGGACCGGGCCCAGGCGCTGGCCTGCGAGGGCGACCGCCTCATCGAGAGTGCCCACTATGCCGTGGACTCCATCCTGCCCAAGTGCAGCGAGCTGCGCGCCGCCAGTGAGGACCTGACGGCCGCCATGAAGGCCAGGAAGGCACACCTGCTCAAGGCcatggagctgcagcagagtctGGAGAAG GCTGCTAAGTGGTGTGAGGATGGCATCTACCTGCTGGCGTCCCAACCTGTGGACAAGTGCCAATCACAGGAGGGGGCGGAGTCTGCCCTGCAGGAAATAGAACGCTACCTGGAGACAGCTGGGCAGCACAACAAGCTAACGGACCTCAACTCCATCTGGAGGGAGTACGACTCCGTGCTCAATGCCGAGTTTAGG GAGCATGTGGAGAGGGTGTTCCAGAAGCAGGTGTCCATGCAAGAGATGTTCGAGAAGCGCAGGGTCAGCCTGAAGAAGTTGGCGGCCAAGCAGACCCGACCTGTCCAGCCCGTGGCCCCCCGGCCTGAGGCCATCAAGTCACCCCTGTCATCCCCCG TCCACCTGGGACCAGAGAAAACATGCACCAATGGAGACTCAGTGAATGGGGTGACCTGCAGAAAA GCCGACATCAACATCCAGAGCAGTAGCAGACATGCATCACTCTCCGAGGAAGAGGAGAACCTGGCTGTGCTGAGACG ACATGTGATGAACGAGCTCCTGGAGACGGAGAGGGCTTACGTAGAGGAGCTGCTCTGCGTCCTGCAG GGCTACGGGGCAGAGATGGACAACCCTGCCATGGCACACCTCATCCCCAGCACCCTGCAGAACAAGAAGGATGTCCTGTTTGGGAACATGGCAGAGATCTACCAGTTCCACAAGAG tACCTTcctcagggagctggaggccTACACAGAGTGTCCTGAGCTCGTGGGCCGCTGTTTCCTGGAGAGG aTGACTGATCTGCAGATCTATGAGAAATACTGCCAGAATAAACCTCGCTCTGAGAGTCTATGGAGGCAATGCTCCGACTGTTCCTTCTTCCAA GAGTGTCAAAAAAAGCTGGAGCACAAACTGGGTTTGGACTCCTACCTGCTGAAACCAGTGCAGAGAATAACAAAGTACCAGCTCTTACTCAAG GAGCTGCTTAAATACAGCAGGAACTGCGAGGGGGCAGATGACCTGCAGGAGGCACTGTCCTCCATCCTGGGCATCCTGAAGGCCGTCAACGACTCCATGCACCTCATCGCCATCACTGGATACGAG GGCAACCTGAGCGACCTGGGCCGGCTGCTGATGCAGGGCTCCTTCAGTGTGTGGACGGAGCACAAGAAGGGGCATGCAAAGGTCAAGGACCTGGCGCGCTTCAAGCCCATGCAGCGGCACCTGTTCTTGCACGAGAAGGCACTGCTCTTCTGCAAGCGGCGCGAGGAGAACGGCGAGGGCTACGAGAAGGCCCCCTCCTACAGCTTCAAGCACTCGCTCAGC aTGAGCGCAGTGGGCATCACAGAGAACGCAAAGGGTGACAACAAGAAGTTTGAGATCTGGTGCAACTCCAGAGAGGAGGTGTACATCGTGCAG GCCCCGACACCTGAGATCAAGACGGCGTGGGTAAATGAGATCCGGAAGGTTCTGACTGGCCAGCTGAAGGCCTGCAGAG AAGCCAGCCAGCAGAGGGTGTCAGATCAGGTGTTCCAGTTTCCACCTGCCAACCCTGCACCTGTCAGCCTCAG TCCCTTGAAAAACAACCAGAAGAACACAaagaagggggaggagaagaaggCGGAGCCTCCCAGCCCTGATGCTAACTCCTCCCCATCGCCAAAGTCAGCAGACAAAGGCAAAG ACGAGGCAGTCATCAGCCccaccacagagagagcagccgTGGCTAAAAAGCGCTTTACCCTGCAGGGTTTCAGCAACCTCAAGAGCCAGAAAG GATCTCCCACTAGCCCCGACCACAAAACCAAACGTCATGAGATTAAGAGTGACCCAACTCCATTTGGCCTTAGAG gcTGGGCCAAAGCCTCCCTTTCATTGGACGCCTCTGAAGAGAACGATGGATATTCCAGTGCTGAGGACCCCCTGAACTCTGACCCTGAGGATGAGGGAGGCAAGAAACTG TCTCCAGGGAAGTACACGGTGATGGCCGACTATGAGAAGGGAGGGCCGCAGGACCTATCAGTCAAGAGCGGTGATGTTGTACAGCTGATCAAGGAGGGAGACGACGGACAGTG GTTTGTGCGCAACCTCAAAACCAGCAAGGAGGGGTGGGTCGCGGCTGCAAACCTGCTGACTCTGATTGGACAGTCCATGTCTTCCCAGTCCCTAACCAGCTCAG AGTGCAGCGGATCTGGCAACCTGAGTACCTCGTCTAGCTGCAGCGAGACCTATACCAGCTTCTCTGACATCAAGGCCTAG
- the LOC118788827 gene encoding guanine nucleotide exchange factor DBS-like isoform X2 — MSLWPQMEDAALEELQRRLDAVAHGIDEIMQKESSPLCAADIGPDLRKQFAFLSGGRGENGSPIIVFPEFPAFSELQEQEFHNVLTYLTSIPSLTAAGVGFILVIDRRQDRWASVKGTLLRIAGSFPGNLQLVLVLRPTTLLQRTLSDIFFKFNRDEFKMKVPVIMLSSVTELHSYIDRTQLTQELGGTQEYCHEKWISHRTAIEGFALMVKKTAQTLQSFGTELAETELPNDVQATTNLLGIHMEKRDKMKEDLRIALNQGHRLLESINEPLVKDPDYTMNQDELENLATVQRLLSQLDETETAFDEFWERHQTKLEQCLQLRHFEHTFREVRAQLDLAAERLSVFSEVGINPAHAEHILRDLMYHEERTCDVLDRAQALACEGDRLIESAHYAVDSILPKCSELRAASEDLTAAMKARKAHLLKAMELQQSLEKAAKWCEDGIYLLASQPVDKCQSQEGAESALQEIERYLETAGQHNKLTDLNSIWREYDSVLNAEFREHVERVFQKQVSMQEMFEKRRVSLKKLAAKQTRPVQPVAPRPEAIKSPLSSPVHLGPEKTCTNGDSVNGVTCRKADINIQSSSRHASLSEEEENLAVLRRHVMNELLETERAYVEELLCVLQGYGAEMDNPAMAHLIPSTLQNKKDVLFGNMAEIYQFHKSTFLRELEAYTECPELVGRCFLERMTDLQIYEKYCQNKPRSESLWRQCSDCSFFQECQKKLEHKLGLDSYLLKPVQRITKYQLLLKELLKYSRNCEGADDLQEALSSILGILKAVNDSMHLIAITGYEGNLSDLGRLLMQGSFSVWTEHKKGHAKVKDLARFKPMQRHLFLHEKALLFCKRREENGEGYEKAPSYSFKHSLSMSAVGITENAKGDNKKFEIWCNSREEVYIVQAPTPEIKTAWVNEIRKVLTGQLKACREASQQRVSDQVFQFPPANPAPVSLSPLKNNQKNTKKGEEKKAEPPSPDANSSPSPKSADKGKDEAVISPTTERAAVAKKRFTLQGFSNLKSQKGSPTSPDHKTKRHEIKSDPTPFGLRGWAKASLSLDASEENDGYSSAEDPLNSDPEDEGGKKLSPGKYTVMADYEKGGPQDLSVKSGDVVQLIKEGDDGQWFVRNLKTSKEGWVAAANLLTLIGQSMSSQSLTSSECSGSGNLSTSSSCSETYTSFSDIKA; from the exons GGGGTCGAGGGGAGAATGGAAGCCCCATCATTGTGTTCCCCGAATTTCCTGCCTTCAGCGAGCTCCAGGAGCAGGAGTTTCACAACGTGCTGACCTACCTGACCAGCATTCCCAG CCTGACGGCCGCAGGGGTCGGGTTCATCCTGGTCATCGACCGGCGGCAGGACAGATGGGCGTCCGTGAAGGGGACGCTTCTGCGCATCGCG GGCTCATTCCCAGGGAATCTGCAGCTGGTTCTGGTGCTGCGCCCCACCACGCTGCTCCAGCGGACTCTGTCGGACATCTTCTTCAAGTTCAACAGggatgaatttaaaatgaaggtgCCG GTGATAATGCTGAGCTCCGTCACGGAGCTCCACAGCTACATCGACAGGACCCAGCTGACCCAGGAGCTGGGCGGAACGCAGGAGTACTGCCACGAGAAGTGGATCTCACACCGCACT GCTATTGAAGGCTTTGCTCTCATGGTAAAGAAGACTGCACAAACTCTTCAGTCCTTTGGGACAGAGCTGGCTGAAACAGAGCTCCCCAACGATGTCCAGGCCACCACCAACCTTCTGGGAATTCATATGGAGAAGAGGGACAAGATGAAg gagGATCTTAGAATAGCCCTGAACCAGGGGCACCGGCTCCTGGAGAGCATCAATGAGCCACTGGTGAAGGACCCGGACTATACCATGAACCAGGATGAGCTGGAGAACCTGGCCACCGTACAGAG GCTGCTGTCACAGCTggatgagacagagacagcgtTTGATGAATTCTGGGAGCGGCACCAGACTAAGCTAGAGCAGTGCTTGCAGCTGCGTCACTTTGAGCACACCTTCCGggag GTGAGGGCTCAGCTGGACCTGGCTGCTGAGCGCCTGTCAGTCTTCTCTGAGGTGGGCATCAACCCTGCCCATGCCGAGCACATCCTGAGAGACCTGATGTATCATGAGGAGAGGACCTGC GACGTCCTGGACCGGGCCCAGGCGCTGGCCTGCGAGGGCGACCGCCTCATCGAGAGTGCCCACTATGCCGTGGACTCCATCCTGCCCAAGTGCAGCGAGCTGCGCGCCGCCAGTGAGGACCTGACGGCCGCCATGAAGGCCAGGAAGGCACACCTGCTCAAGGCcatggagctgcagcagagtctGGAGAAG GCTGCTAAGTGGTGTGAGGATGGCATCTACCTGCTGGCGTCCCAACCTGTGGACAAGTGCCAATCACAGGAGGGGGCGGAGTCTGCCCTGCAGGAAATAGAACGCTACCTGGAGACAGCTGGGCAGCACAACAAGCTAACGGACCTCAACTCCATCTGGAGGGAGTACGACTCCGTGCTCAATGCCGAGTTTAGG GAGCATGTGGAGAGGGTGTTCCAGAAGCAGGTGTCCATGCAAGAGATGTTCGAGAAGCGCAGGGTCAGCCTGAAGAAGTTGGCGGCCAAGCAGACCCGACCTGTCCAGCCCGTGGCCCCCCGGCCTGAGGCCATCAAGTCACCCCTGTCATCCCCCG TCCACCTGGGACCAGAGAAAACATGCACCAATGGAGACTCAGTGAATGGGGTGACCTGCAGAAAA GCCGACATCAACATCCAGAGCAGTAGCAGACATGCATCACTCTCCGAGGAAGAGGAGAACCTGGCTGTGCTGAGACG ACATGTGATGAACGAGCTCCTGGAGACGGAGAGGGCTTACGTAGAGGAGCTGCTCTGCGTCCTGCAG GGCTACGGGGCAGAGATGGACAACCCTGCCATGGCACACCTCATCCCCAGCACCCTGCAGAACAAGAAGGATGTCCTGTTTGGGAACATGGCAGAGATCTACCAGTTCCACAAGAG tACCTTcctcagggagctggaggccTACACAGAGTGTCCTGAGCTCGTGGGCCGCTGTTTCCTGGAGAGG aTGACTGATCTGCAGATCTATGAGAAATACTGCCAGAATAAACCTCGCTCTGAGAGTCTATGGAGGCAATGCTCCGACTGTTCCTTCTTCCAA GAGTGTCAAAAAAAGCTGGAGCACAAACTGGGTTTGGACTCCTACCTGCTGAAACCAGTGCAGAGAATAACAAAGTACCAGCTCTTACTCAAG GAGCTGCTTAAATACAGCAGGAACTGCGAGGGGGCAGATGACCTGCAGGAGGCACTGTCCTCCATCCTGGGCATCCTGAAGGCCGTCAACGACTCCATGCACCTCATCGCCATCACTGGATACGAG GGCAACCTGAGCGACCTGGGCCGGCTGCTGATGCAGGGCTCCTTCAGTGTGTGGACGGAGCACAAGAAGGGGCATGCAAAGGTCAAGGACCTGGCGCGCTTCAAGCCCATGCAGCGGCACCTGTTCTTGCACGAGAAGGCACTGCTCTTCTGCAAGCGGCGCGAGGAGAACGGCGAGGGCTACGAGAAGGCCCCCTCCTACAGCTTCAAGCACTCGCTCAGC aTGAGCGCAGTGGGCATCACAGAGAACGCAAAGGGTGACAACAAGAAGTTTGAGATCTGGTGCAACTCCAGAGAGGAGGTGTACATCGTGCAG GCCCCGACACCTGAGATCAAGACGGCGTGGGTAAATGAGATCCGGAAGGTTCTGACTGGCCAGCTGAAGGCCTGCAGAG AAGCCAGCCAGCAGAGGGTGTCAGATCAGGTGTTCCAGTTTCCACCTGCCAACCCTGCACCTGTCAGCCTCAG TCCCTTGAAAAACAACCAGAAGAACACAaagaagggggaggagaagaaggCGGAGCCTCCCAGCCCTGATGCTAACTCCTCCCCATCGCCAAAGTCAGCAGACAAAGGCAAAG ACGAGGCAGTCATCAGCCccaccacagagagagcagccgTGGCTAAAAAGCGCTTTACCCTGCAGGGTTTCAGCAACCTCAAGAGCCAGAAAG GATCTCCCACTAGCCCCGACCACAAAACCAAACGTCATGAGATTAAGAGTGACCCAACTCCATTTGGCCTTAGAG gcTGGGCCAAAGCCTCCCTTTCATTGGACGCCTCTGAAGAGAACGATGGATATTCCAGTGCTGAGGACCCCCTGAACTCTGACCCTGAGGATGAGGGAGGCAAGAAACTG TCTCCAGGGAAGTACACGGTGATGGCCGACTATGAGAAGGGAGGGCCGCAGGACCTATCAGTCAAGAGCGGTGATGTTGTACAGCTGATCAAGGAGGGAGACGACGGACAGTG GTTTGTGCGCAACCTCAAAACCAGCAAGGAGGGGTGGGTCGCGGCTGCAAACCTGCTGACTCTGATTGGACAGTCCATGTCTTCCCAGTCCCTAACCAGCTCAG AGTGCAGCGGATCTGGCAACCTGAGTACCTCGTCTAGCTGCAGCGAGACCTATACCAGCTTCTCTGACATCAAGGCCTAG
- the LOC118788827 gene encoding guanine nucleotide exchange factor DBS-like isoform X3, with amino-acid sequence MLRKLGRAPSRRPNDAGQLPLLSLKHNEIMQKESSPLCAADIGPDLRKQFAFLSGGRGENGSPIIVFPEFPAFSELQEQEFHNVLTYLTSIPSLTAAGVGFILVIDRRQDRWASVKGTLLRIAGSFPGNLQLVLVLRPTTLLQRTLSDIFFKFNRDEFKMKVPVIMLSSVTELHSYIDRTQLTQELGGTQEYCHEKWISHRTAIEGFALMVKKTAQTLQSFGTELAETELPNDVQATTNLLGIHMEKRDKMKEDLRIALNQGHRLLESINEPLVKDPDYTMNQDELENLATVQRLLSQLDETETAFDEFWERHQTKLEQCLQLRHFEHTFREVRAQLDLAAERLSVFSEVGINPAHAEHILRDLMYHEERTCDVLDRAQALACEGDRLIESAHYAVDSILPKCSELRAASEDLTAAMKARKAHLLKAMELQQSLEKAAKWCEDGIYLLASQPVDKCQSQEGAESALQEIERYLETAGQHNKLTDLNSIWREYDSVLNAEFREHVERVFQKQVSMQEMFEKRRVSLKKLAAKQTRPVQPVAPRPEAIKSPLSSPVHLGPEKTCTNGDSVNGVTCRKADINIQSSSRHASLSEEEENLAVLRRHVMNELLETERAYVEELLCVLQGYGAEMDNPAMAHLIPSTLQNKKDVLFGNMAEIYQFHKSTFLRELEAYTECPELVGRCFLERMTDLQIYEKYCQNKPRSESLWRQCSDCSFFQECQKKLEHKLGLDSYLLKPVQRITKYQLLLKELLKYSRNCEGADDLQEALSSILGILKAVNDSMHLIAITGYEGNLSDLGRLLMQGSFSVWTEHKKGHAKVKDLARFKPMQRHLFLHEKALLFCKRREENGEGYEKAPSYSFKHSLSMSAVGITENAKGDNKKFEIWCNSREEVYIVQAPTPEIKTAWVNEIRKVLTGQLKACREASQQRVSDQVFQFPPANPAPVSLSPLKNNQKNTKKGEEKKAEPPSPDANSSPSPKSADKGKDEAVISPTTERAAVAKKRFTLQGFSNLKSQKGSPTSPDHKTKRHEIKSDPTPFGLRGWAKASLSLDASEENDGYSSAEDPLNSDPEDEGGKKLSPGKYTVMADYEKGGPQDLSVKSGDVVQLIKEGDDGQWFVRNLKTSKEGWVAAANLLTLIGQSMSSQSLTSSECSGSGNLSTSSSCSETYTSFSDIKA; translated from the exons GGGGTCGAGGGGAGAATGGAAGCCCCATCATTGTGTTCCCCGAATTTCCTGCCTTCAGCGAGCTCCAGGAGCAGGAGTTTCACAACGTGCTGACCTACCTGACCAGCATTCCCAG CCTGACGGCCGCAGGGGTCGGGTTCATCCTGGTCATCGACCGGCGGCAGGACAGATGGGCGTCCGTGAAGGGGACGCTTCTGCGCATCGCG GGCTCATTCCCAGGGAATCTGCAGCTGGTTCTGGTGCTGCGCCCCACCACGCTGCTCCAGCGGACTCTGTCGGACATCTTCTTCAAGTTCAACAGggatgaatttaaaatgaaggtgCCG GTGATAATGCTGAGCTCCGTCACGGAGCTCCACAGCTACATCGACAGGACCCAGCTGACCCAGGAGCTGGGCGGAACGCAGGAGTACTGCCACGAGAAGTGGATCTCACACCGCACT GCTATTGAAGGCTTTGCTCTCATGGTAAAGAAGACTGCACAAACTCTTCAGTCCTTTGGGACAGAGCTGGCTGAAACAGAGCTCCCCAACGATGTCCAGGCCACCACCAACCTTCTGGGAATTCATATGGAGAAGAGGGACAAGATGAAg gagGATCTTAGAATAGCCCTGAACCAGGGGCACCGGCTCCTGGAGAGCATCAATGAGCCACTGGTGAAGGACCCGGACTATACCATGAACCAGGATGAGCTGGAGAACCTGGCCACCGTACAGAG GCTGCTGTCACAGCTggatgagacagagacagcgtTTGATGAATTCTGGGAGCGGCACCAGACTAAGCTAGAGCAGTGCTTGCAGCTGCGTCACTTTGAGCACACCTTCCGggag GTGAGGGCTCAGCTGGACCTGGCTGCTGAGCGCCTGTCAGTCTTCTCTGAGGTGGGCATCAACCCTGCCCATGCCGAGCACATCCTGAGAGACCTGATGTATCATGAGGAGAGGACCTGC GACGTCCTGGACCGGGCCCAGGCGCTGGCCTGCGAGGGCGACCGCCTCATCGAGAGTGCCCACTATGCCGTGGACTCCATCCTGCCCAAGTGCAGCGAGCTGCGCGCCGCCAGTGAGGACCTGACGGCCGCCATGAAGGCCAGGAAGGCACACCTGCTCAAGGCcatggagctgcagcagagtctGGAGAAG GCTGCTAAGTGGTGTGAGGATGGCATCTACCTGCTGGCGTCCCAACCTGTGGACAAGTGCCAATCACAGGAGGGGGCGGAGTCTGCCCTGCAGGAAATAGAACGCTACCTGGAGACAGCTGGGCAGCACAACAAGCTAACGGACCTCAACTCCATCTGGAGGGAGTACGACTCCGTGCTCAATGCCGAGTTTAGG GAGCATGTGGAGAGGGTGTTCCAGAAGCAGGTGTCCATGCAAGAGATGTTCGAGAAGCGCAGGGTCAGCCTGAAGAAGTTGGCGGCCAAGCAGACCCGACCTGTCCAGCCCGTGGCCCCCCGGCCTGAGGCCATCAAGTCACCCCTGTCATCCCCCG TCCACCTGGGACCAGAGAAAACATGCACCAATGGAGACTCAGTGAATGGGGTGACCTGCAGAAAA GCCGACATCAACATCCAGAGCAGTAGCAGACATGCATCACTCTCCGAGGAAGAGGAGAACCTGGCTGTGCTGAGACG ACATGTGATGAACGAGCTCCTGGAGACGGAGAGGGCTTACGTAGAGGAGCTGCTCTGCGTCCTGCAG GGCTACGGGGCAGAGATGGACAACCCTGCCATGGCACACCTCATCCCCAGCACCCTGCAGAACAAGAAGGATGTCCTGTTTGGGAACATGGCAGAGATCTACCAGTTCCACAAGAG tACCTTcctcagggagctggaggccTACACAGAGTGTCCTGAGCTCGTGGGCCGCTGTTTCCTGGAGAGG aTGACTGATCTGCAGATCTATGAGAAATACTGCCAGAATAAACCTCGCTCTGAGAGTCTATGGAGGCAATGCTCCGACTGTTCCTTCTTCCAA GAGTGTCAAAAAAAGCTGGAGCACAAACTGGGTTTGGACTCCTACCTGCTGAAACCAGTGCAGAGAATAACAAAGTACCAGCTCTTACTCAAG GAGCTGCTTAAATACAGCAGGAACTGCGAGGGGGCAGATGACCTGCAGGAGGCACTGTCCTCCATCCTGGGCATCCTGAAGGCCGTCAACGACTCCATGCACCTCATCGCCATCACTGGATACGAG GGCAACCTGAGCGACCTGGGCCGGCTGCTGATGCAGGGCTCCTTCAGTGTGTGGACGGAGCACAAGAAGGGGCATGCAAAGGTCAAGGACCTGGCGCGCTTCAAGCCCATGCAGCGGCACCTGTTCTTGCACGAGAAGGCACTGCTCTTCTGCAAGCGGCGCGAGGAGAACGGCGAGGGCTACGAGAAGGCCCCCTCCTACAGCTTCAAGCACTCGCTCAGC aTGAGCGCAGTGGGCATCACAGAGAACGCAAAGGGTGACAACAAGAAGTTTGAGATCTGGTGCAACTCCAGAGAGGAGGTGTACATCGTGCAG GCCCCGACACCTGAGATCAAGACGGCGTGGGTAAATGAGATCCGGAAGGTTCTGACTGGCCAGCTGAAGGCCTGCAGAG AAGCCAGCCAGCAGAGGGTGTCAGATCAGGTGTTCCAGTTTCCACCTGCCAACCCTGCACCTGTCAGCCTCAG TCCCTTGAAAAACAACCAGAAGAACACAaagaagggggaggagaagaaggCGGAGCCTCCCAGCCCTGATGCTAACTCCTCCCCATCGCCAAAGTCAGCAGACAAAGGCAAAG ACGAGGCAGTCATCAGCCccaccacagagagagcagccgTGGCTAAAAAGCGCTTTACCCTGCAGGGTTTCAGCAACCTCAAGAGCCAGAAAG GATCTCCCACTAGCCCCGACCACAAAACCAAACGTCATGAGATTAAGAGTGACCCAACTCCATTTGGCCTTAGAG gcTGGGCCAAAGCCTCCCTTTCATTGGACGCCTCTGAAGAGAACGATGGATATTCCAGTGCTGAGGACCCCCTGAACTCTGACCCTGAGGATGAGGGAGGCAAGAAACTG TCTCCAGGGAAGTACACGGTGATGGCCGACTATGAGAAGGGAGGGCCGCAGGACCTATCAGTCAAGAGCGGTGATGTTGTACAGCTGATCAAGGAGGGAGACGACGGACAGTG GTTTGTGCGCAACCTCAAAACCAGCAAGGAGGGGTGGGTCGCGGCTGCAAACCTGCTGACTCTGATTGGACAGTCCATGTCTTCCCAGTCCCTAACCAGCTCAG AGTGCAGCGGATCTGGCAACCTGAGTACCTCGTCTAGCTGCAGCGAGACCTATACCAGCTTCTCTGACATCAAGGCCTAG